The Candidatus Defluviibacterium haderslevense DNA window TTTGGAATAAATTCAAAAAAAGGCAATACAGATGTATATCAAATATAGAATTAAGATTTATTTGTTGACATTATAGACCAAACATTTAAGATGTGAAAATTGATATTCAGAATTATTTCTGTTTATGAGTTTTATTTCAAATTTCAAGGTGCTGTCACTAGTAATTGGAGGGTTAAGTTTTAAGTGAAATTGATAGTTTATTTTATCTAAAGGATAATTCAAATTAATTTCCTCCAAAGTACTATCACAATTTGTCATCCATTTAATTTTAAGATTTGGAAATGCTTCAGGTTCGCTCAAACAATGGAGTGATATATCCGCATAAACGGGTTGATTTTGTATCGAAGAAATGGAGCAGATATTTTTAGAAAGGTCATTTGATTTTATGGTGTCTTGTCTATATTCATTAAAATAAATGTGTTGTTGTGTGAAATTAAAAAATAAGGCGTCCGGCATGAGTTTGAAATTCAAGGAGGCATTTAGACTTGCAGCACGATATATACTCAATTTCTTTCGCATTTCGTCTAATTTATTTTTATCATATATTTCCTTTAAATCCATATCTGGATATAATTTAAAAAGATAATTCTCATCTGATAAATAATATCCATTAGAATAGTAATCTACCAATTGACGATTGTCATTCATAAATACGATATCTCGATTTCCATTGAAAGCAGTATCAAATGTAATTTTGGATCCAAGAGAGGTTGAAAATTCTGGAACGTTGAAATTATATTTCAGTTTAAAAAAGGAAAGTAACGTTTCATATAAATCTTGGTGCGTACTTAGGGCTTTAAATTCTTGAGGTTTTTTTAATTTTGGAGAAAAAACGATAAATGGAACTCTGTATTTTTCAATATCGTTGGCAATAGGAAGTTCTGACATTTGATGATCACCTGTGATAAAAAAGAGTGTATTTTCATAATCAGCTCTTTGTTGGTATTTGTAAAATAATTTTCTATAAGCATCATCTACATTGTAGAGTGTCAAATAGAATCGTTTATGTTTTTCAAAATGTTTAATATCTTCAATATCAGTAATTTTCTCAAGATCTTGTTTGAAGCGCTTATTATAGTATTCCGGATCACTTACAATAAAAGGTGAGTGACTCGTTCCGGTGAAGAGGACATCCAACCTTTTAACACGCTGGATACTGTCGGTATACCGTAAATATTGATCAAAAAAATCAATGTCATTGTATCCCCAGAAATGTTGTTCTTCGCCCACATTAACTTTTGTGAAGTCGGGGTCAAATGAATTCTTGTCAATAATTCTGTCAATATTGTTGAATTTATAATAATGTTCCTTGTTGTGAAACCATGAACCCTGACTATAATAGAAAGTATTTCGATAATTATTTTCCTTCAGAACATTCATTAAGGAAAAATGATAGGGGTATATTTGCATCAATGTAAAACCACTTTCTCCGTAAGGTACAGCAGCTGTTAAGCATGGGTTTGCAGCAAATGAACGCTCTCCTAAAGAAAAAAAATTGGGCCAAAACAAACTAACTTTGGACAAACTATCCAAAAATGGCATAAAATGAATCCCTCTAATTGGGTGGATAAAGTATTCTGAAAGACTTTCTGTTAAAAGGATGACTACATTTGGCGGGGTATTTTCTAAATTCAAATAGGCACTTAAAGAATCAACGGCTTTGAATTTATGAAGAAAGGGATATTCCGGGTCGATGTATTCAGGCCCAGGAAATTCATGTTGAAATTTCAAGGAGAGTTCTTCTAAAGGCGGTGCAAAGAATTTTGAAGTACTTGATTTAAAGACGTTTTTATAAAAAAAGTAAGATTTATTATTGAATAAGTCAACTGCCACAGGTAAGCGAGCATACAAGTTGATTAAAACAAAAGCTATAAGGCTGATTATTCCACCATATAGTATTTTGTTTAATGGCAAAATATTGAAGGGATATTGCCTAAAATAATAACCAAGTATGGTCCAGGAACCAATAGAAACGATCAAAGCACTGATGATTCTATAAAAGGTAATACCGGAAGTATTGATGGAAAAAGCCATTTCACTGGCATCATGACTAAATAAAAATATATCTAGTGGTTTGAGTTGATAGAAAAAATATTCAATAATTAATAGGTGGCAAACAATTAGAAAAAAGACGATAGTTTCAAATAATTTTGGCCCAACTCTCCTTTTAAAATGGTTTAGCCATTTATAAATGGGAGCGAAAATTGCAAAAATACCTAAACAAAGTAAAAGATCCATTCCTAATCCAAATAGTTCTGATTTGAATAATTTGGCTGGGCGAAAGAGGACTAAAGCAGTTACATATTCATAAATTCTTAGGACAACAACGAATATTAAAGTTAAATAAATTAGAGTTATATAGTCTTTTCTCCATTTGGAAGAAGGTTTATTAGTATGTGCAGACCTGATCTTAAATCTATGTTTCATTAATGCTGCATATTTTTGGCTTAAATATTAAAGGAAGTAACTGTATGACTGCAAAGATGTTTAAATATTTTGATGTAAATATATAACCCCATTTTCCCATCCCGGATAGAATTTAGTGTTATATTTTCTATAAAATCCTTTAGCTAATTCGTTCCAATCTAAAACCTGCCACTTCACAATTTTTGCCCCAACTAACCTTGCTTCTTTCAGAAAAGCTTCGAACAGCAATGTTCCTATCCCATATCTCCTAAACGGCTCCCTGACGATTAGATCTTCGAGGTATAGAGCTTTCCCATTCCAGGTTGAAAAATAGTTTTGATATAAGGCCATTCCTAAGACTTGTTGATGTTCATCCACTGCCAAAATTGCGTAAAATAGTCCTTCATCCAATCCCTTATGAAAATCGAGTTCCGAGGTATGGACTTCCAGTGGAGAATTTTCATAAATGGCCAGTTCCATAACAAGATTAAAAATTATTTTAGCGTCCTGAATGCTGGCTTTTCTAATAAATACTGGCACTTTCATATCTAAATGGTTTGTTAAGGTGCAAATCTATAAATAAAATAGTTGATCTGATTTTGTGATTATATGAAAGTATATTACCTTTGCGTCTCCTTATGGAATAGGTGTGCCCATAAAGGATTGATTTTGAACAAAATAAGTTTAACAAAAAAAAGAAACAGTACTATATAATATGCCTACTATTAATCAGTTGATCCGAAAAGGAAGGGAAAAAGTGGTAAATAAGAGCAAATCAAGAGCTCTTCAATCCAATCCTCAGAAGCGTGGAGTATGTACTCGGGTATATACGACTACACCAAAGAAACCAAATTCAGCTTTAAGAAAAGTAGCAAAAGTTAGGTTAACTAACGGTACTGAAGTTATTTGCTATATTCCAGGTGAAGGTCATAATTTACAAGAACACTCCATAGTATTAGTGAGAGGTGGTCGGGTTAAAGACTTACCGGGTGTAAGGTATACCATCGTAAGAGGTGCCTTAGATACAGCTGGGGTTAATAATAGAAAGCAAAGTAGATCAAAATACGGAACGAAACGTCCTAAAAAATAAATTTATATAGATTTTAGCTCTTTTATAAAATGAGAAAAAGTAAACCAAAGAAACGAATTCTTCAACCAGATCCTAGATTTGGAGATGTGTTGGTAACACAATTTGTAAATAATTTATTATGGCAAGGAAAGAAAAGTACTGCCTACAATATATTTTATGATGCAATGGATCAAGTGGAGGCAAAAATGTCTGAAAACCCACATGAAGTTTGGAAAAAAGCTATTGCTAATGTAATGCCGCATATAGAAGTTCGACCTAAGCGTATTGGTGGGGCTACTTTCCAGATTCCTCAGGAAATGAGACCTGCTCGTAAGCTTTCTATAGGTATAAAATGGTTAATTAAATATTCTCGTTCCAGAGCAGGTAAAGGAATGGCTGAGAAATTAGCTTCTGAAGTCATTGCGGCATCAAAAAATGAAGGAGCAGCAGTTAAGAAAAAAGAAGATACACACAAAATGGCAGAATCGAATAGAGCTTTTGCCCATTTTAGAGCATAACATCTAGGAATTAAAAATGGCAAAGGATTTAAAATACTTAAGGAATATAGGAATTGCAGCTCACATCGATGCTGGCAAAACAACCACAACAGAACGTATATTGTATTATACTGGGATGACCCATAAAATTGGTGAGGTTCACGATGGAGCTGCTACAATGGACTGGATGGCACAAGAACAGGAGCGTGGTATTACCATTACTTCTGCGGCTACCCAGACGTTTTGGAAATGGAAAAATTCTGAATATATTATCAATATTATAGATACTCCGGGACACGTTGACTTTACGGTTGAGGTAAATCGTTCATTACGCGTTTTAGACGGTCTTGTTTTCCTTTTTTCAGCTGTTGATGGGGTAGAACCTCAATCTGAAACCAACTGGAGACTTGCAGACAATTATAAAGTACCAAGATTAGGATTTGTTAACAAAATGGATCGGCAAGGTGCTGATTTCATTATGGTTGTGAATCAAGTTAAAAAAATGTTGGGTTCTAATGCAGTGCCACTTCAAGTTCCAATTGGGGCTGAAGAACATTTTATTGGAGTTGTTGATCTGATTACCAATACCGCAATGGTTTGGGATGAAGCATCAAGAGGAATGTCCTATAAAGAAATTCCTATTCCAGAAGATTTAAAAAGTACAGTGCACGAATATCGTCAGCAATTGATTGAAAATATTGCTGAATATGATGATGATTTAATGGTTAAATTCTTTGAGGCACCTGAAACCATCACAGAACAGGAGATGATTAACGCCATTCGTTCAGCGGTGTGCGATATGAAGTTTGTTCCTATGATGTGTGGATCAGCTTTTAAAAATAAAGGTGTTCAGGCGGTTTTAGATGCAGTGTGTGCTTTCTTGCCAAGTCCGCTTGATGTGGATGCGGTTAAAGGAACTCACCCTAAAACAGATGAGGAGTTATTGAGAAAACCATCTGCAGATGAACCATTTTCAGCACTTGCTTTTAAAGTAGCAACAGATCCATTTGTAGGTCGACTTGTGTTTATTAGAGTTTACTCCGGAAGACTAGATGCAGGATCGTATGTTACAAAAGTTAGGTCTGATAAAGACAGAATTAGTATTGACAAAGAGCGAATTTCTAGGCTTTTCTTGATGCATGCAAATGACAGAAAGTCAATAGATTATATAGAAGCAGGAGATATTGCTGCAGCAGTTGGATTTAAAGATATCAAAACAGGTGATACACTTTGTGATGAAGCGAATCCAATCTTATTGGAAGCCATGAATTTTCCTGAACCAGTTATTAGTATAGCCATTGAGCCTAAGACTCAAAAAGATCAGGATAGATTAGGAATGTCTTTAGCGAAATTAGCTGAAGAGGATCCAACTTTCAGAGTATTTACAGATGAAAACACTGGCCAAACCATCATTAGCGGAATGGGGGAGTTGCACTTAGAAATTATTGTTGATCGTTTACGTAGAGAATTTAATGTTGAGTGTAATCAAGGAGCACCACAAGTAAATTATAAAGAGTC harbors:
- a CDS encoding 30S ribosomal protein S12, giving the protein MPTINQLIRKGREKVVNKSKSRALQSNPQKRGVCTRVYTTTPKKPNSALRKVAKVRLTNGTEVICYIPGEGHNLQEHSIVLVRGGRVKDLPGVRYTIVRGALDTAGVNNRKQSRSKYGTKRPKK
- a CDS encoding sulfatase-like hydrolase/transferase translates to MKHRFKIRSAHTNKPSSKWRKDYITLIYLTLIFVVVLRIYEYVTALVLFRPAKLFKSELFGLGMDLLLCLGIFAIFAPIYKWLNHFKRRVGPKLFETIVFFLIVCHLLIIEYFFYQLKPLDIFLFSHDASEMAFSINTSGITFYRIISALIVSIGSWTILGYYFRQYPFNILPLNKILYGGIISLIAFVLINLYARLPVAVDLFNNKSYFFYKNVFKSSTSKFFAPPLEELSLKFQHEFPGPEYIDPEYPFLHKFKAVDSLSAYLNLENTPPNVVILLTESLSEYFIHPIRGIHFMPFLDSLSKVSLFWPNFFSLGERSFAANPCLTAAVPYGESGFTLMQIYPYHFSLMNVLKENNYRNTFYYSQGSWFHNKEHYYKFNNIDRIIDKNSFDPDFTKVNVGEEQHFWGYNDIDFFDQYLRYTDSIQRVKRLDVLFTGTSHSPFIVSDPEYYNKRFKQDLEKITDIEDIKHFEKHKRFYLTLYNVDDAYRKLFYKYQQRADYENTLFFITGDHQMSELPIANDIEKYRVPFIVFSPKLKKPQEFKALSTHQDLYETLLSFFKLKYNFNVPEFSTSLGSKITFDTAFNGNRDIVFMNDNRQLVDYYSNGYYLSDENYLFKLYPDMDLKEIYDKNKLDEMRKKLSIYRAASLNASLNFKLMPDALFFNFTQQHIYFNEYRQDTIKSNDLSKNICSISSIQNQPVYADISLHCLSEPEAFPNLKIKWMTNCDSTLEEINLNYPLDKINYQFHLKLNPPITSDSTLKFEIKLINRNNSEYQFSHLKCLVYNVNK
- the fusA gene encoding elongation factor G, with the translated sequence MAKDLKYLRNIGIAAHIDAGKTTTTERILYYTGMTHKIGEVHDGAATMDWMAQEQERGITITSAATQTFWKWKNSEYIINIIDTPGHVDFTVEVNRSLRVLDGLVFLFSAVDGVEPQSETNWRLADNYKVPRLGFVNKMDRQGADFIMVVNQVKKMLGSNAVPLQVPIGAEEHFIGVVDLITNTAMVWDEASRGMSYKEIPIPEDLKSTVHEYRQQLIENIAEYDDDLMVKFFEAPETITEQEMINAIRSAVCDMKFVPMMCGSAFKNKGVQAVLDAVCAFLPSPLDVDAVKGTHPKTDEELLRKPSADEPFSALAFKVATDPFVGRLVFIRVYSGRLDAGSYVTKVRSDKDRISIDKERISRLFLMHANDRKSIDYIEAGDIAAAVGFKDIKTGDTLCDEANPILLEAMNFPEPVISIAIEPKTQKDQDRLGMSLAKLAEEDPTFRVFTDENTGQTIISGMGELHLEIIVDRLRREFNVECNQGAPQVNYKESLTRTVEHREKLKKQTGGSGLFADIAFSIGPADEEFLNSDEFKSGKTRMQFVWDIFGGSIDKSYLPSITKGFDSMMNQGILAGYNIENMKIRVYDGSMHAVDSKPQAFELCAKEGFREAAPKTAPQILEPIMKLEVITPEENVGPVIGDLNRRRGLPKGQEPRMGNAVAIQADVPLSEMFGYVTQLRTITSGRASSTMEFSHYSPVPKNISEEIVAKAKGNVKV
- the rpsG gene encoding 30S ribosomal protein S7 translates to MRKSKPKKRILQPDPRFGDVLVTQFVNNLLWQGKKSTAYNIFYDAMDQVEAKMSENPHEVWKKAIANVMPHIEVRPKRIGGATFQIPQEMRPARKLSIGIKWLIKYSRSRAGKGMAEKLASEVIAASKNEGAAVKKKEDTHKMAESNRAFAHFRA
- a CDS encoding GNAT family N-acetyltransferase, whose amino-acid sequence is MKVPVFIRKASIQDAKIIFNLVMELAIYENSPLEVHTSELDFHKGLDEGLFYAILAVDEHQQVLGMALYQNYFSTWNGKALYLEDLIVREPFRRYGIGTLLFEAFLKEARLVGAKIVKWQVLDWNELAKGFYRKYNTKFYPGWENGVIYLHQNI